From the genome of Flavobacterium luteolum, one region includes:
- a CDS encoding BRO family protein: MDAIKVFEDKKVRSHYDIDNEIWYFSIVDIVEALTDSKNPTDYLKKIRKRDVELGSYIGTNCPQVTMLTNGKKRKTLAGNVENIFRIVQSIPSPKAEPFKQWLAKVGYERIQEIQDPVQSIDRARENWKQHGRSEKWIQQRMMGQETRNKLTDYWKEAGIEEKNEFAILTNIIHQEWTGLSVKEHKEAKGLKSQNLRDHMSEAELIFTALAELSTRQIAENDEAKGLIENAVASKKGGAVAKNARVELEQQTGKSVVTNDNFLPPADEKKTLPRKK, encoded by the coding sequence ATGGATGCCATTAAAGTTTTTGAAGATAAAAAAGTACGAAGTCATTACGATATCGATAATGAAATTTGGTATTTTTCTATAGTGGATATTGTTGAGGCATTAACGGATTCTAAAAACCCGACAGATTATTTAAAAAAAATTAGAAAGAGAGATGTTGAACTTGGAAGTTACATAGGGACAAATTGTCCCCAGGTAACAATGCTGACTAATGGGAAAAAGCGTAAAACATTGGCAGGCAACGTTGAGAATATTTTTAGAATAGTACAATCCATTCCATCTCCTAAAGCTGAACCGTTTAAACAATGGCTAGCAAAAGTTGGTTATGAACGTATTCAGGAAATTCAAGATCCGGTGCAAAGCATTGATCGGGCGAGAGAAAACTGGAAACAACATGGAAGAAGCGAAAAGTGGATTCAGCAACGCATGATGGGACAGGAAACCCGAAATAAACTAACTGATTATTGGAAAGAAGCGGGTATTGAAGAGAAAAATGAATTTGCAATTCTAACTAATATTATTCATCAGGAATGGACTGGTCTTTCAGTGAAAGAACATAAAGAAGCAAAAGGCTTAAAGTCGCAAAATCTTAGAGACCACATGAGCGAGGCTGAACTTATTTTTACTGCACTGGCTGAACTTTCAACAAGACAAATAGCTGAAAATGATGAAGCAAAAGGATTAATCGAAAATGCGGTGGCAAGCAAAAAGGGTGGAGCAGTGGCAAAAAATGCACGAGTTGAACTGGAACAGCAAACGGGTAAAAGTGTAGTGACAAATGATAATTTTTTGCCTCCTGCAGACGAGAAAAAGACTTTGCCTAGGAAGAAATAA
- a CDS encoding sialidase family protein, with protein MKLAKLAFVLFGLFLLGSCKSALEKKTWKEGILVDEFIYDKAPYPSCHAVTIVEATNGDLVASWFGGTHERHPDVCIYVAIKPKGSDKWGEGLKVADGVMKEGPRLPTWNPVLYQIPGGDLMLFYKIGPKPSEWWGVIRTSSDGGKTWSEAQKMPDGFLGPIKNKPVLLSNGTLLCPSSIEGDGWRLRMESTPDFGKTWVMGDTLPRGKQKINAIQPSILFHKDGSIQAIGRTRNRAIFSTFSKDNGKTWSDVELIGLPNNNSGTDAVTLKDGRHLLVYNHVLPPGKEAKGPRTPLNVSVSKDGINWNAALVLEDSKISQYSYPSIIQSSDGMVHIVYTWRREKLKYVKIDPSKLVALPIKNGIWPGEEGKVVTAVKAEEE; from the coding sequence ATGAAGTTAGCAAAATTAGCATTTGTCTTGTTTGGACTTTTCCTTTTAGGAAGTTGTAAATCTGCTTTAGAGAAAAAGACTTGGAAAGAAGGTATTTTAGTAGATGAATTTATTTATGATAAAGCACCTTATCCGTCTTGCCACGCTGTTACAATTGTTGAAGCTACAAATGGTGATTTAGTTGCCTCATGGTTTGGAGGAACTCACGAAAGACACCCAGATGTTTGTATTTATGTGGCCATTAAACCAAAAGGAAGTGATAAATGGGGAGAAGGTTTAAAAGTTGCTGATGGTGTGATGAAAGAAGGCCCAAGATTGCCGACTTGGAATCCAGTTTTATATCAAATTCCGGGAGGCGATTTAATGTTATTCTACAAAATAGGACCAAAACCATCAGAATGGTGGGGCGTAATCAGAACTTCATCTGATGGTGGAAAAACGTGGTCTGAGGCTCAAAAAATGCCAGACGGTTTCTTAGGGCCAATCAAAAACAAACCAGTTTTATTAAGCAACGGAACATTATTATGTCCGTCAAGTATCGAAGGCGACGGTTGGAGACTTCGTATGGAATCTACTCCAGATTTCGGAAAAACTTGGGTAATGGGAGATACGCTTCCAAGAGGAAAACAAAAAATAAATGCAATTCAGCCAAGTATTTTGTTTCATAAAGATGGAAGTATTCAGGCTATTGGAAGAACTAGAAACAGAGCGATTTTCAGTACATTCTCAAAAGACAACGGAAAAACTTGGTCGGATGTTGAGCTAATCGGACTTCCAAATAACAACTCAGGAACTGATGCTGTAACACTTAAAGACGGCAGACATTTGTTAGTCTATAATCACGTACTTCCTCCAGGAAAAGAAGCCAAAGGGCCAAGAACGCCTTTGAACGTTTCTGTTTCTAAAGACGGAATTAATTGGAATGCTGCTTTAGTTTTAGAAGATTCAAAAATCAGCCAATATTCTTATCCTTCAATTATTCAAAGTTCAGACGGAATGGTGCATATTGTTTACACTTGGAGAAGAGAAAAACTGAAATATGTAAAAATCGATCCAAGTAAATTGGTTGCACTTCCAATTAAAAACGGAATCTGGCCAGGTGAAGAAGGAAAAGTAGTTACAGCGGTAAAAGCGGAAGAAGAGTAA
- a CDS encoding sugar phosphate isomerase/epimerase family protein: protein MKSKRNLIVALLVVLSTTFNSCATAQSSNKKQKYKVAVCDWMILKRQKLGAFGLAAEIKADGIELDMGGLGNRPTFDSKLGDPVERQKFLDKSKETGVGISSIAMSGFYAQSFATREITPMITDCIEAMKNMKVKVAYLPLGTQTDLVKNPELRPEVIKRLQWAGKEVGKIGGVIAIETSLDATEEKKLLDEVGSKYIKSSFNFANALDNKRDISSELKILGKKYVAQIHASNTDQFWLENDKAIDMPKIKQTLDEMKWSGWLIVERSRDVTQVHNVKANYGANVAYLKKIFQN, encoded by the coding sequence ATGAAATCTAAAAGAAATTTAATTGTTGCACTACTTGTTGTTCTATCAACAACATTTAATAGCTGTGCAACGGCTCAGTCTTCTAATAAAAAGCAAAAATACAAAGTTGCCGTTTGTGACTGGATGATTTTAAAAAGACAAAAATTAGGCGCTTTTGGTTTAGCTGCTGAAATAAAAGCTGACGGAATAGAACTCGATATGGGAGGTTTAGGAAATAGACCAACTTTTGATAGTAAACTGGGAGATCCTGTCGAAAGACAAAAATTCTTAGATAAATCGAAAGAAACAGGAGTTGGAATAAGCTCAATTGCGATGTCTGGATTTTATGCACAGTCTTTTGCGACAAGAGAAATCACACCAATGATTACGGATTGCATTGAGGCTATGAAAAACATGAAGGTAAAAGTGGCTTATCTTCCGTTAGGAACACAAACCGATTTAGTTAAGAATCCTGAATTACGTCCAGAAGTGATCAAAAGACTGCAATGGGCAGGAAAAGAAGTAGGGAAAATAGGCGGTGTAATTGCGATTGAAACCTCTTTAGACGCGACAGAGGAGAAGAAACTTTTAGACGAAGTCGGTTCAAAATACATTAAAAGTTCTTTCAATTTTGCAAATGCTCTAGATAATAAAAGAGATATTTCATCAGAATTGAAAATATTAGGAAAGAAATATGTAGCACAAATTCACGCTTCCAACACCGATCAGTTTTGGTTAGAAAATGATAAAGCGATTGACATGCCAAAAATCAAGCAAACTTTGGACGAAATGAAATGGAGCGGATGGCTAATTGTAGAGCGTTCTCGCGACGTCACACAAGTGCATAATGTAAAAGCCAATTATGGAGCAAATGTGGCTTATTTGAAGAAGATTTTCCAGAATTAA
- a CDS encoding alpha-d-galacturonidase gives MKYLQLLFLCLYVSFATAQNITVVSDPSSARAKFGAEKLSETLSAKGFSVASSDKFKKSKDKVIVIGEKGTDFWKKNAKSAKIDDSKLTKKEGFQIRTQNNVIYIEGTDASGALYGALELTDKIKASGKLPSEINIDDSPEMVLRGACIGMQKPVYLPGRDVYEYPYTPETFPWFYDKALWVKYLDMLVENRMNSLYLWNGHPFASLVKLKDYPFAVEVSDEDFKKNEEIYKFLTVEANKRGIWVIQMFYNIIVSKPFAEHYNIKTQDRSRPITPLLSDYTRKSIAAFIEKYPNVGLMVCLGEAINTVDDDVEWFTKTIIPGVRDGLQALGKTEEPPIILRSHDTDGPLVMEKSLPLYKNLYTESKYTGESLTTYTPGGPWGETHKQLSALKSIHIENVHILANLEPFRYGSPDFIQKTVKAMHSVHGANALHLYPQASYWDWPYSADKTKSGERLLEMDRDWIWYKAWARYAWDSKRDRNEEVKFWDNDLAAKFGTTQEAANNILKAYEETGEIAPKTLRRFGITEGNRQTLLLGMFESQLVNPSKWRVYPGFHESCGPAGELLLEYAKKEWNKEPHSGELPTQIIAEITEHGRLAVEAIDKAEASVTKDKEEFERLKNDIHAYKAFADFFSEKVKAALLVLRYSYSNDITDLDKALPHLEKSIEYYELLVKLTKDTYYYANSMQTAQRRIPIGGDDGNNKTWAELLPHYERELANFKRNLEKLKSSKDGKIETKEGKPWKTADVTFIDEKPGTYLVKVGTKAYGTDISELTKIAPELQNLRGFSFVENDQNEKGTHLKFRNTKAVKLVVGYFNSDQKRFLLPPSLETDAAGNAHGQAEVILASAMNLKDLPRVNIHTYTFQLGENKLDLGKGKVLILGFIDADQTITPRDVGYIDAGEKAAIDWLFY, from the coding sequence ATGAAATATTTACAATTACTTTTTTTATGTCTTTACGTCTCTTTCGCGACAGCGCAGAACATCACAGTAGTTAGTGATCCGAGTTCGGCAAGAGCAAAATTTGGAGCAGAGAAATTATCAGAAACACTTTCAGCAAAAGGATTCAGTGTAGCTTCTTCTGATAAATTCAAAAAATCAAAAGATAAAGTAATTGTAATTGGAGAAAAAGGAACCGATTTCTGGAAGAAAAACGCTAAAAGCGCTAAAATCGACGATAGCAAATTAACTAAGAAAGAAGGTTTTCAGATTCGTACTCAAAATAATGTAATTTATATTGAAGGAACAGATGCAAGCGGTGCTTTGTATGGTGCTTTAGAATTAACAGATAAAATTAAAGCTTCAGGAAAACTTCCTTCAGAAATCAATATTGACGACAGTCCAGAAATGGTTTTGAGAGGCGCTTGCATCGGAATGCAGAAGCCTGTTTATCTTCCAGGTCGTGATGTTTACGAATATCCATATACACCAGAAACTTTTCCTTGGTTTTATGATAAAGCTTTATGGGTGAAATACTTAGATATGCTGGTAGAAAATCGTATGAACTCTTTGTATTTATGGAACGGACACCCTTTTGCCTCTTTAGTAAAATTAAAAGATTATCCGTTTGCAGTTGAAGTCAGCGATGAAGATTTCAAAAAGAATGAGGAAATCTATAAATTCTTAACAGTTGAAGCCAATAAACGTGGAATCTGGGTAATTCAGATGTTTTATAATATTATTGTTTCTAAGCCTTTTGCAGAGCATTACAACATTAAAACACAAGATCGTTCAAGACCTATTACGCCTTTATTGTCTGATTATACTAGAAAATCTATCGCAGCATTCATTGAAAAATATCCAAATGTTGGATTAATGGTTTGTCTTGGAGAAGCAATCAATACCGTTGATGATGACGTAGAATGGTTTACCAAAACTATTATTCCAGGGGTTCGCGATGGTTTACAGGCATTAGGAAAAACAGAAGAACCGCCGATTATTTTGCGTTCTCATGATACTGATGGACCTTTGGTAATGGAAAAATCACTTCCATTATACAAAAACCTTTATACAGAAAGTAAATATACAGGAGAATCTTTAACGACTTACACGCCGGGCGGGCCTTGGGGAGAAACGCACAAACAATTGAGTGCTCTTAAATCAATTCATATTGAAAACGTTCATATTTTGGCAAACTTAGAACCTTTTAGATATGGTTCGCCAGATTTTATTCAGAAAACCGTAAAAGCGATGCATAGTGTTCATGGCGCAAATGCACTGCATTTATATCCGCAGGCATCTTATTGGGATTGGCCTTACTCGGCAGATAAAACAAAATCAGGAGAACGTTTATTAGAAATGGATCGCGACTGGATTTGGTACAAGGCTTGGGCAAGATACGCTTGGGATAGCAAAAGAGATAGAAATGAAGAAGTTAAATTTTGGGATAATGATTTAGCTGCAAAATTCGGAACTACTCAAGAAGCAGCAAATAACATTTTAAAAGCTTACGAAGAAACGGGAGAAATTGCCCCAAAAACATTAAGACGTTTCGGAATTACAGAAGGAAACCGTCAGACTTTATTGTTAGGAATGTTCGAAAGTCAGTTGGTCAATCCGTCAAAATGGAGAGTATATCCAGGATTCCACGAATCATGCGGACCAGCGGGCGAATTGCTTTTAGAATATGCTAAAAAAGAATGGAACAAAGAACCACATTCGGGCGAACTTCCAACACAGATTATTGCTGAAATTACAGAACACGGAAGATTGGCCGTTGAAGCAATAGACAAAGCAGAAGCAAGTGTAACCAAAGATAAAGAAGAATTTGAACGTCTTAAAAATGATATTCATGCTTATAAGGCTTTCGCCGATTTCTTTTCAGAAAAAGTAAAAGCAGCTTTATTGGTTTTAAGATACAGTTATTCGAATGATATTACCGATTTAGATAAAGCTTTGCCTCATTTAGAAAAGAGCATTGAGTATTATGAATTATTGGTAAAACTGACAAAAGATACGTATTACTATGCCAATAGTATGCAGACTGCTCAACGCCGAATCCCGATTGGAGGAGACGATGGAAACAATAAAACTTGGGCAGAATTGTTGCCGCATTACGAACGTGAATTGGCTAATTTTAAAAGAAATCTAGAGAAGCTAAAATCTTCAAAAGATGGTAAAATAGAGACAAAAGAAGGTAAACCATGGAAAACCGCTGATGTAACTTTTATAGATGAAAAACCAGGAACTTATCTAGTTAAAGTAGGCACAAAAGCGTACGGAACAGATATTTCTGAATTGACTAAAATTGCTCCAGAACTTCAAAACCTAAGAGGATTCTCGTTTGTAGAAAACGATCAAAACGAAAAAGGAACACATTTGAAGTTTAGAAATACAAAAGCGGTTAAATTAGTTGTCGGGTATTTCAATTCAGATCAGAAGAGATTTTTATTGCCGCCAAGTTTAGAGACAGATGCAGCAGGAAATGCGCACGGTCAAGCCGAAGTGATTTTGGCAAGTGCAATGAATTTAAAAGATTTGCCTCGTGTAAACATTCATACGTATACTTTCCAACTTGGAGAAAATAAATTAGATTTAGGAAAAGGAAAAGTATTGATTTTAGGTTTCATCGACGCAGATCAAACCATAACACCACGCGATGTTGGATATATTGATGCAGGAGAAAAAGCAGCTATTGACTGGTTGTTTTATTAA
- a CDS encoding malectin domain-containing carbohydrate-binding protein, which translates to MNRIVFFIFCFFSSLCFVWSQSKDSGKFRKEISLNSSWETIILDNLPLKEEDFVENPKTDSNWQKVSVPHNWDQYYGFRRTKHGNLHGTAWYKKTIKLDKKDNSKQHFLYFEGVSSYATVWINGKKVGEHKGGRTTFTLDISKAVSFDKENIIVVKAAHPSFIADLPWVCGGCSGEWGFSEGSQPMGIFRPVSLVITNDVRIQPFGIHIWNDKSVSKQKAILHTTTEIKNYGTSQRNLTVENILLDTSGKKVAINKSDNKINSGEIKEIATTLPEIQNPKLWSPSNPYLYKLVTSVYENGKIIDQLTTPYGIRWVSWPVSRDGKDNRFFINDEPVFINGVCEYEHLIGKSHSFSDEMIHSRIEQIKAGGFNAFREAHQPHNLLYQKELDENGILFWSQFSAHIWYDTPEFKENFKILLREWIKERRNSPSVVMWGLQNESTIPKEFAEECTQIIREMDPLSASQRIVTTCNGGEGTDWNVVQNWSGTYGGDPLKYHLEMTTQLLNGEYGAWRSADLHTEGEFDQKGTLSENRFSQLMEIKVREAESVRDKIAGQFNWLFASHENPGRVQNGEGFRDIDKVGPVNYKGLFTIWGEPLDAFYMYRANYVSNKTNPMVYIVSHTWPSRWEKPGIKNGIDIYSNCDEVELFNDVNKASLGKLKNPGIGQHFQFNDVNIQYNVLYAVGYVNGKAVAKDYIVLNNFPKAPSFDALTSEKTDITKAQKGYNYIYRVNCGGSELTDSAGNTWFTDTHKNGQNSWGSLSWTDNFEKLPDFFASQRKTFDLINGTKDPELFQSFRYGVDKLRYEFPAPDGEYLIELYFTEPWYGTGGGMDCKGWRLFDVAINDNVVLKDFDIWSEAGHDNALKKTFKVKSTNGKIVISFPNVKASQAIISAIAIATKDIHARPATESPRNIQNLVLDSYDKTNKVASWLDINSKQYSDSDVVFTELPSEVFGADYLQFSANSKNKGSFTAKEDSELYLFIDNKSFNLKSFSEYKKLEEKVKNSSQTEFEVFTKKIKKDEKVLFDNSETISTIAVVPTYDMGEKDDSRPVVIIEAEKTKTTGTGIEKGNFKKADYIEFTQKTNNSIEFEVKPGVAGIYLIRFRFMNRNETPLKVKFKMEDAYGILMRNDTIEFFPSPEKWKILNTTSGGYINAGTYKITLEGDDLKGLMLDNFEFQ; encoded by the coding sequence ATGAATAGAATAGTTTTTTTTATTTTTTGTTTTTTTTCAAGTCTTTGCTTTGTTTGGAGTCAGAGCAAAGATTCGGGGAAGTTTCGTAAAGAAATTTCGCTGAATTCGTCTTGGGAAACCATAATATTGGATAATCTTCCGCTGAAAGAAGAAGATTTTGTAGAAAATCCAAAAACTGATTCCAATTGGCAAAAGGTTAGTGTGCCTCACAATTGGGATCAGTATTATGGTTTCAGAAGAACAAAACATGGAAATTTACATGGTACCGCCTGGTACAAAAAAACAATAAAACTCGATAAGAAAGACAATTCAAAACAGCATTTTCTCTATTTTGAAGGTGTAAGTTCTTATGCAACCGTTTGGATAAACGGTAAAAAAGTAGGCGAACACAAAGGCGGAAGAACTACTTTCACCTTAGACATTTCCAAAGCGGTTTCTTTCGATAAAGAAAATATCATTGTAGTTAAAGCAGCGCATCCCTCTTTTATTGCCGATTTGCCTTGGGTTTGCGGTGGCTGTTCAGGAGAATGGGGATTTTCTGAAGGTTCTCAGCCAATGGGAATTTTTAGACCAGTTTCTTTGGTAATTACGAACGATGTAAGAATTCAGCCGTTTGGCATTCATATTTGGAATGACAAATCGGTTTCTAAACAAAAAGCGATTCTTCATACCACTACAGAAATTAAGAATTACGGCACTTCACAACGAAATTTAACTGTCGAAAATATCCTTCTTGATACTTCAGGAAAGAAAGTTGCTATCAATAAAAGCGATAACAAAATCAATTCGGGAGAAATAAAGGAAATAGCAACGACACTTCCAGAGATTCAGAATCCGAAATTATGGTCGCCATCCAATCCGTATTTGTATAAATTGGTTACTTCAGTTTACGAAAACGGGAAAATAATCGATCAGTTAACAACGCCTTACGGAATTCGTTGGGTAAGTTGGCCAGTTAGCCGTGACGGAAAAGACAATCGCTTTTTTATTAATGATGAACCAGTTTTTATAAACGGCGTTTGCGAATACGAACATTTGATTGGAAAAAGTCATTCGTTTTCAGACGAAATGATTCATTCCAGAATCGAACAGATAAAAGCAGGCGGATTTAACGCTTTTAGAGAAGCGCATCAGCCTCATAATTTATTGTATCAAAAAGAATTAGACGAAAACGGAATCCTGTTTTGGAGTCAGTTTTCGGCACATATTTGGTATGATACGCCTGAATTTAAGGAAAACTTTAAAATCTTATTACGCGAATGGATTAAGGAACGCAGAAACAGTCCATCTGTAGTAATGTGGGGATTGCAGAACGAAAGTACGATTCCGAAGGAATTTGCAGAAGAATGCACACAGATTATCCGTGAAATGGATCCTTTATCGGCCTCACAAAGAATCGTAACAACCTGTAACGGAGGAGAAGGAACAGATTGGAATGTCGTTCAAAACTGGTCAGGAACTTATGGCGGAGATCCGTTAAAATACCATCTGGAAATGACAACTCAGCTTCTAAACGGAGAATACGGCGCATGGCGTTCAGCGGATTTGCATACAGAAGGTGAGTTTGACCAAAAAGGAACTTTAAGCGAAAACCGTTTTTCTCAATTAATGGAAATTAAAGTTAGAGAAGCCGAATCGGTAAGAGATAAAATTGCTGGACAGTTTAACTGGCTTTTTGCTTCTCACGAAAATCCGGGACGAGTGCAGAACGGAGAAGGTTTTAGAGACATTGACAAAGTTGGCCCAGTAAATTACAAAGGACTTTTTACCATTTGGGGCGAGCCTTTGGATGCATTTTACATGTACCGCGCGAATTATGTTTCGAACAAAACCAATCCGATGGTGTATATCGTTTCGCATACTTGGCCAAGCCGTTGGGAAAAACCGGGAATCAAAAACGGAATCGATATTTATTCGAATTGTGATGAAGTAGAATTGTTTAATGATGTCAATAAAGCTTCACTTGGAAAACTAAAAAATCCAGGAATCGGACAGCATTTTCAATTTAATGATGTCAATATTCAGTACAATGTTTTATATGCTGTTGGTTATGTAAATGGAAAAGCGGTTGCTAAAGATTATATCGTTTTAAATAATTTTCCAAAAGCACCAAGTTTTGATGCTTTAACGTCTGAGAAAACGGATATAACAAAAGCCCAAAAAGGGTATAATTATATTTACAGAGTAAATTGTGGAGGTTCTGAATTGACAGATTCTGCGGGAAATACTTGGTTTACTGATACGCATAAAAATGGACAAAACAGTTGGGGTTCATTATCATGGACAGATAATTTTGAAAAACTTCCAGACTTTTTTGCCAGTCAAAGAAAAACTTTTGACCTAATAAACGGAACAAAAGATCCTGAATTATTTCAAAGTTTTAGATATGGAGTTGATAAATTGCGTTACGAATTTCCAGCTCCAGATGGCGAATATTTAATAGAATTATATTTCACAGAACCTTGGTATGGAACTGGTGGTGGAATGGATTGCAAAGGCTGGCGTTTGTTTGATGTTGCCATCAACGATAATGTTGTTTTAAAAGATTTTGATATTTGGTCAGAAGCTGGTCATGATAACGCTTTGAAGAAAACATTCAAAGTAAAAAGTACAAACGGAAAAATTGTGATTTCATTTCCAAATGTAAAAGCTTCGCAGGCGATTATTTCTGCAATTGCAATTGCGACAAAAGATATTCATGCAAGACCAGCAACCGAATCTCCAAGAAACATTCAGAATTTGGTTTTAGATTCTTATGATAAAACTAACAAAGTAGCTTCATGGCTGGATATTAATTCAAAACAATATTCAGATTCTGATGTTGTTTTTACCGAATTGCCTTCTGAGGTTTTTGGAGCAGATTATTTACAGTTTTCAGCTAATTCTAAAAATAAAGGTTCATTTACTGCTAAAGAAGATTCAGAATTATATCTTTTTATTGATAATAAAAGTTTTAATTTAAAGTCATTTTCGGAGTATAAAAAATTAGAGGAAAAAGTTAAAAATAGTAGTCAAACTGAATTTGAAGTTTTCACTAAAAAAATAAAGAAAGACGAGAAAGTTCTTTTTGATAATTCGGAAACAATTTCTACAATTGCAGTTGTTCCAACTTACGATATGGGCGAAAAAGACGATTCGAGACCTGTTGTAATTATAGAAGCCGAAAAGACAAAAACAACGGGAACAGGAATCGAAAAAGGAAATTTCAAAAAAGCTGATTATATTGAGTTCACTCAGAAGACAAATAATAGCATTGAGTTTGAAGTAAAACCTGGAGTTGCCGGAATTTATTTAATTCGTTTTCGTTTTATGAATAGAAATGAAACGCCATTAAAAGTCAAATTCAAAATGGAAGATGCCTACGGAATTTTAATGCGAAATGATACGATTGAGTTTTTCCCTTCACCAGAAAAATGGAAGATTTTGAATACGACTTCTGGCGGTTATATTAATGCAGGTACATATAAAATAACGCTTGAAGGTGATGATTTGAAGGGATTAATGTTGGATAATTTCGAATTTCAGTAA